The following are from one region of the Mycolicibacterium diernhoferi genome:
- a CDS encoding isocitrate lyase/PEP mutase family protein produces the protein MSQQDLQQKASALLALHQPGNPAILPTVWDAWSAKTVVESGFTALTVGSHPVADSVGKPDGEGMSFEDLITRVAQITGAVDVPISVDIESGYGESASRLIDGLLSAGAVGLNIEDTVHSEGGRIRTDEEHAALVGELRKAADAAGVHVVINARTDLFLRQVGDESDRFDRAVQRLRLAAEAGADSLYPVGRHDDDTYRRLVEELPLPINAIALPGADDPARFGPLGVGRISFGPFLQAALTERITELVLPWK, from the coding sequence ATGTCCCAGCAAGACCTGCAGCAGAAGGCCTCCGCCCTGCTGGCCCTGCATCAGCCCGGCAATCCCGCGATCCTGCCCACGGTGTGGGACGCCTGGTCGGCGAAAACCGTGGTGGAGTCGGGATTCACGGCGCTGACCGTGGGTAGTCACCCGGTCGCGGACTCGGTGGGCAAGCCCGACGGCGAGGGGATGAGCTTCGAGGATCTCATCACCCGGGTCGCCCAGATCACCGGCGCGGTCGACGTGCCGATCTCGGTGGACATCGAGTCCGGTTACGGCGAGTCGGCGTCCCGGCTCATCGACGGGCTGCTGTCGGCCGGGGCGGTCGGGCTCAACATCGAGGACACCGTGCACTCCGAGGGCGGCCGTATCCGCACCGACGAGGAGCACGCCGCCCTGGTGGGTGAACTCCGCAAAGCCGCCGACGCGGCCGGCGTGCACGTGGTCATCAACGCGCGCACCGACCTGTTCCTGCGTCAGGTCGGCGACGAGTCGGACCGGTTCGACCGTGCCGTGCAGCGTCTGAGGCTGGCCGCGGAGGCCGGGGCGGACAGCCTCTACCCGGTGGGCCGCCACGACGACGACACCTACCGCCGGTTGGTCGAGGAGCTGCCGCTGCCGATCAACGCGATCGCGCTGCCCGGTGCGGATGACCCGGCGCGGTTCGGCCCGCTCGGGGTCGGCCGGATCAGCTTCGGCCCGTTCCTGCAGGCCGCGCTGACCGAGCGGATCACCGAACTGGTGTTGCCCTGGAAATAG
- a CDS encoding uroporphyrinogen-III synthase, whose product MTGPDWAPLTGFRVAVTAARRAEELGALLTRRGADVTSAAAISMVPLPDDAELRRHTEALIATPPHIVIATTGIGLRGWIAAADGWGLAHELTAALSKARIVSRGPKATGALRAAGLPEEWSPESESSRELLHYLLEGGINGMRIAVQLHGTNDDWDPFPEFLEELRAAGADVVPIRVYRWNPAPRNGPFDQLVLGIAEQRFDAVSFTSAPAVAALLLRAHDLGVQAAVLDALRTNVHAMCVGPVTARPLVRLGVPTSAPERMRLGALARHITDELPLLQSRRMRVAGHLLEIRGTCVLVDDVVKELPPAGMATIRALAHRPGAVVSRFDLLSALPGSGTDTHAVETAVLRLRTALGDKNIVSTVVKRGYRLAVDEYPIGAA is encoded by the coding sequence ATGACTGGTCCTGACTGGGCACCGCTCACCGGGTTCCGGGTCGCCGTGACCGCGGCCCGGCGCGCCGAAGAGCTGGGCGCCCTGCTGACCCGCCGCGGCGCCGATGTGACCAGCGCGGCCGCCATCAGCATGGTGCCGCTGCCCGACGACGCCGAACTGCGGCGCCACACCGAGGCGCTGATCGCCACACCACCCCACATCGTCATCGCCACCACCGGCATCGGGCTGCGCGGTTGGATCGCCGCCGCCGACGGCTGGGGGCTGGCGCACGAACTGACCGCCGCGCTGAGCAAGGCCCGCATCGTCTCGCGCGGCCCGAAGGCCACCGGTGCGCTGCGCGCCGCGGGGCTGCCCGAGGAATGGTCACCGGAGTCCGAGTCCTCCCGTGAACTGCTGCACTACCTGTTGGAGGGCGGCATCAACGGGATGCGGATCGCCGTCCAGCTGCACGGCACCAACGACGACTGGGACCCGTTCCCGGAATTCCTGGAAGAACTGCGCGCCGCCGGGGCCGACGTGGTGCCGATCCGGGTGTACCGGTGGAACCCGGCTCCCCGCAACGGCCCGTTCGACCAGCTGGTGCTGGGCATCGCCGAGCAGCGCTTCGACGCCGTCAGCTTCACCTCCGCACCCGCGGTGGCCGCCCTGTTACTGCGGGCGCACGACCTCGGGGTCCAGGCCGCGGTGCTCGACGCGCTGCGCACCAATGTGCACGCCATGTGCGTCGGCCCGGTGACCGCCCGGCCGCTGGTGCGGCTCGGGGTGCCGACGTCGGCTCCCGAGCGGATGCGCCTCGGCGCGCTGGCCCGGCACATCACCGACGAGTTGCCCTTGCTGCAGTCCCGCCGCATGCGGGTGGCCGGGCACCTGCTGGAGATCCGCGGCACCTGCGTCCTGGTCGACGACGTGGTCAAGGAACTACCGCCGGCCGGGATGGCCACCATCCGGGCACTCGCCCACCGGCCCGGTGCGGTGGTGTCCCGATTCGACCTGCTCAGCGCGCTGCCGGGCAGCGGCACCGACACCCACGCGGTGGAGACCGCGGTGCTGCGGCTGCGAACAGCGTTGGGCGACAAGAACATCGTGTCGACGGTGGTGAAGCGCGGATACCGGCTGGCCGTCGACGAGTACCCGATCGGAGCGGCATGA
- a CDS encoding fumarate reductase/succinate dehydrogenase flavoprotein subunit: protein MGDLERHTYDVVVIGAGGAGLRAVIEARERGLRVAVVTKSLFGKAHTVMAEGGCAAAMRNVNTKDSWQVHFGDTMRGGKFLNNWRMAELHAQEAPDRVWELETYGALFDRTKDGRISQRNFGGHTYPRLAHVGDRTGLEIIRTLQQKIVSLQQEDKRELGDYEARIKVFHECSITELILDNGAVAGAFGYWRETGEFILFEAPAVVLATGGIGKSFKVSSNSWEYTGDGHALALRAGSGLINMEFIQFHPTGMVWPLSVKGILVTEGVRGDGGVLKNSEGKRFMFDYIPDVFKGQYAETEEEADQWLKDNDSARRTPDLLPRDEVARAINEEVKAGRGSPHGGVYLDIASRMSAEEIKRRLPSMYHQFIELAEVDITKDEMEVGPTCHYVMGGIEVDPDTGGAATPGLFAAGECSGGMHGSNRLGGNSLSDLLVFGRRAGLGAADYVRSLSSRPAVTEDSLQAATQLALDPFAPKANPENPYTLHSELQQSMNDLAGIIRKEGELQEVLVKIDELKRRYANVVVEGGRMFNPGWHLAIDMRNMLLVSECVAKAALQRTESRGGHTRDDFPQMDSRWRNKLLVCRAVPGDHQVVPDITVEAEQQPVMRPDLLATFELSELEKYYTDDQLTEHPERKG, encoded by the coding sequence ATGGGTGACCTGGAACGGCACACCTACGACGTCGTCGTGATCGGCGCGGGCGGGGCGGGTCTACGAGCCGTGATCGAGGCACGCGAACGCGGCCTACGGGTCGCGGTGGTGACCAAATCGCTGTTCGGCAAGGCGCACACCGTGATGGCAGAGGGCGGCTGCGCGGCAGCGATGCGCAACGTCAACACCAAGGACTCCTGGCAGGTGCACTTCGGTGACACCATGCGCGGTGGCAAGTTCCTGAACAACTGGCGGATGGCCGAGTTGCACGCCCAGGAAGCGCCGGACCGGGTCTGGGAGCTGGAAACCTATGGGGCGCTGTTCGACCGCACCAAGGACGGCCGGATCAGCCAGCGAAACTTCGGCGGGCACACCTACCCGCGGCTGGCCCACGTCGGTGACCGCACCGGTCTGGAGATCATCCGCACGCTGCAGCAGAAGATCGTCTCGCTGCAGCAGGAGGACAAGCGTGAACTCGGCGACTACGAGGCCCGCATCAAGGTCTTCCACGAATGCTCGATCACCGAGCTGATCCTGGACAACGGGGCGGTCGCCGGGGCCTTCGGGTACTGGCGCGAGACCGGTGAGTTCATCCTGTTCGAGGCGCCGGCCGTGGTGCTGGCCACCGGCGGTATCGGCAAGTCCTTCAAGGTGTCGTCGAACTCGTGGGAGTACACCGGCGACGGCCATGCGCTGGCGCTGCGGGCCGGCTCGGGCCTGATCAACATGGAGTTCATCCAGTTCCACCCGACCGGCATGGTCTGGCCACTGTCGGTGAAGGGCATCCTGGTCACCGAGGGTGTCCGCGGTGACGGCGGGGTCCTGAAGAACTCCGAGGGCAAGCGGTTCATGTTCGACTACATCCCCGACGTGTTCAAGGGGCAGTACGCCGAAACCGAAGAAGAAGCCGACCAGTGGCTCAAGGACAACGATTCCGCGCGCCGCACCCCGGATCTGCTGCCCCGCGACGAGGTGGCGCGCGCCATCAACGAAGAGGTCAAGGCCGGCCGCGGCTCGCCGCACGGCGGCGTCTACCTCGACATCGCCTCCCGGATGTCGGCCGAGGAGATCAAGCGCAGGCTGCCGTCGATGTACCACCAGTTCATCGAACTGGCCGAGGTCGACATCACCAAGGACGAGATGGAGGTCGGGCCGACCTGCCACTACGTGATGGGCGGCATCGAGGTCGACCCGGACACCGGTGGCGCGGCCACCCCCGGCCTGTTCGCCGCGGGCGAGTGCTCCGGGGGCATGCACGGCTCCAACCGCCTCGGCGGGAACTCACTGAGCGATCTGCTGGTGTTCGGCCGCCGGGCCGGGCTGGGCGCCGCCGACTACGTACGGTCGCTGAGCTCGCGGCCCGCGGTCACCGAGGATTCGTTGCAGGCGGCCACCCAGCTGGCGCTGGATCCGTTCGCCCCGAAGGCGAACCCGGAGAACCCGTACACGCTGCACTCCGAGCTGCAGCAGTCGATGAACGACCTGGCCGGCATCATCCGCAAAGAGGGTGAGCTGCAAGAGGTTCTGGTCAAGATCGACGAACTCAAGCGGCGTTATGCCAACGTCGTCGTCGAGGGTGGGCGCATGTTCAACCCCGGCTGGCACCTGGCCATCGACATGCGCAACATGCTGCTGGTCAGCGAGTGCGTGGCCAAGGCGGCGCTGCAGCGCACCGAGAGCCGGGGCGGGCACACCCGCGACGACTTCCCGCAGATGGATTCGCGGTGGCGCAACAAGCTGCTGGTCTGCCGGGCGGTTCCGGGCGATCACCAGGTGGTCCCGGACATCACCGTCGAGGCCGAGCAGCAGCCGGTGATGCGGCCCGATCTGCTGGCCACCTTCGAGCTGTCCGAACTCGAGAAGTACTACACCGACGATCAACTGACCGAGCACCCCGAGCGGAAGGGCTGA
- the nirB gene encoding nitrite reductase large subunit NirB has protein sequence MQSAKHVVVVGHGMVGHRFVEALRARDSEGTWRVTVLSEEADAAYDRVGLTGYTEHWDRARLALPGNDYAGDDGVVLHLGVAASTIDRDAKTVTLADGRTLDYDALVLATGSYAFVPPVPGRDLPQCHVYRTLDDLDAIRTGALAALPTKTPVGVVIGGGLLGLEAANALRAFGLNTHVLEMSPHLMAAQLDEAGGAVLTRMIRGLGIEVHTGVSTESIQPAQRNQPLRRSQSSDAVRVSLNDGSSIEAGVVIFAAGVRPRDELAREAGLDIAQRGGVMTDLSCVTSDPHIYAVGEVAAIEGRCYGLVGPGYTSAEVVADRLLGGGAEFGEADMSTKLKLMGVDVASFGDAKGHTPNSLDVVVNDPVKQTYAKLVLSDDAKTLLGGILVGDASAYGVLRPMVASELPGDPLSLIAPAGSGDGASALGVGALPDIAQICSCNNVTKGDLVEAICGGCTDVSGLKKCTLAGTSCGSCVPLLKQLLEAQGVEQSKALCEHFGHSRAELFEIISATEIRTFSGLIEKFGSGKGCDICKPTVASILASTSSDHVLGGEQASLQDSNDHFLANIQKNGSYSVVPRVPGGDITPEQLILIGEIARDFDLYTKITGGQRIDMFGARVDQLPEIWRRLVEGGMESGQAYGKSLRTVKSCVGSDWCRFGQQDSVQMAIDLELRYRGLRAPHKIKMGVSGCARECAEARGKDVGVIATETGWNLYVCGNGGMTPKHAQLLAGDLDDETLIRYIDRFLMFYIRTADRLQRTAPWLDSLDGGLDHLRDVVCNDSLGLAGEFEAAVERHVDGYSCEWKGVLDDPDKLSRFVSFVNAPDVADPTIEFTESFGRKVPIGMPKLRPAQEA, from the coding sequence ATGCAATCAGCCAAGCATGTTGTCGTGGTCGGACACGGGATGGTCGGACACCGCTTCGTCGAGGCGTTGCGCGCCCGTGACAGCGAGGGCACCTGGCGGGTCACGGTGCTCTCCGAGGAGGCCGACGCCGCCTATGACCGCGTCGGGCTGACCGGCTACACCGAGCACTGGGACCGGGCCCGGCTGGCGCTGCCGGGCAACGACTACGCCGGCGATGACGGCGTAGTCCTGCATCTCGGGGTGGCGGCGTCCACGATCGACCGGGACGCCAAGACCGTCACGCTGGCCGACGGACGCACCCTGGACTACGACGCGCTGGTGCTGGCCACCGGCTCCTACGCCTTCGTGCCGCCGGTGCCGGGCCGCGATCTGCCGCAATGCCACGTCTACCGCACCCTCGACGACCTGGACGCCATCCGGACCGGTGCGCTGGCCGCCCTCCCGACGAAGACGCCGGTCGGCGTGGTGATCGGCGGCGGCCTGCTCGGCCTGGAGGCCGCAAATGCGTTGCGGGCCTTCGGGTTGAACACCCACGTGCTGGAGATGTCTCCGCACCTGATGGCCGCCCAGCTCGACGAGGCCGGCGGCGCCGTGCTGACCCGGATGATCCGCGGGCTGGGCATCGAGGTGCACACCGGGGTCAGCACCGAGAGCATCCAGCCCGCCCAGAGAAACCAGCCGCTGCGCAGATCGCAGTCCTCCGACGCGGTGCGGGTGTCCCTGAACGACGGCAGCAGCATCGAGGCGGGCGTCGTCATCTTCGCCGCCGGGGTGCGCCCGCGTGACGAACTGGCCCGCGAGGCCGGTCTGGACATCGCCCAGCGCGGCGGCGTCATGACCGACCTCTCCTGCGTGACAAGTGATCCCCACATCTACGCGGTCGGTGAGGTGGCCGCCATCGAGGGCCGCTGCTACGGCCTGGTCGGCCCGGGCTACACCAGCGCCGAGGTGGTGGCCGACCGGCTGCTCGGCGGCGGGGCCGAGTTCGGTGAGGCCGACATGTCGACCAAGCTGAAGCTGATGGGCGTCGATGTCGCCAGTTTCGGTGATGCCAAAGGGCATACGCCCAACAGCCTGGACGTCGTCGTCAACGATCCGGTCAAGCAGACCTACGCCAAGCTGGTCCTCTCCGACGACGCGAAGACGCTGCTGGGCGGCATCCTGGTCGGCGACGCCTCCGCCTACGGGGTGCTGCGCCCGATGGTGGCCAGCGAGTTGCCCGGCGACCCGCTGTCGTTGATCGCGCCGGCGGGCAGCGGAGACGGCGCGAGCGCACTGGGAGTCGGCGCACTACCGGACATCGCGCAGATCTGTTCGTGCAACAACGTCACCAAAGGTGATCTGGTGGAGGCGATCTGCGGCGGCTGCACCGATGTGTCGGGCCTGAAGAAGTGCACCCTGGCCGGCACCTCCTGCGGATCCTGCGTGCCGCTGCTCAAGCAGCTACTCGAAGCCCAGGGTGTCGAGCAGTCCAAGGCGCTGTGTGAGCACTTCGGCCACTCCCGCGCCGAACTGTTCGAGATCATCAGCGCCACCGAGATCCGTACCTTCTCCGGCCTGATCGAGAAGTTCGGCAGCGGAAAGGGTTGCGACATCTGCAAACCCACCGTCGCCTCGATCCTGGCGTCGACGAGTTCGGACCATGTGCTGGGCGGTGAACAGGCCTCGCTGCAGGACTCCAACGACCACTTCCTGGCCAATATCCAGAAGAACGGCAGCTACTCGGTCGTGCCGCGGGTGCCCGGCGGTGACATCACCCCCGAGCAGCTCATCCTGATCGGGGAGATCGCCCGGGATTTCGATCTCTACACCAAGATCACCGGCGGCCAGCGCATCGACATGTTCGGCGCCCGGGTGGATCAGCTACCGGAGATCTGGCGTCGCCTGGTCGAAGGCGGCATGGAATCCGGTCAGGCCTACGGCAAGTCGCTGCGCACGGTGAAGAGTTGCGTCGGTAGCGACTGGTGCCGCTTCGGGCAACAGGATTCGGTGCAGATGGCCATCGATCTGGAGTTGCGCTACCGCGGCCTGCGGGCGCCGCACAAGATCAAGATGGGTGTGTCGGGGTGTGCTCGCGAATGTGCCGAGGCCCGCGGTAAGGACGTCGGTGTGATCGCCACCGAGACCGGCTGGAACCTGTATGTGTGCGGCAACGGAGGGATGACACCCAAACACGCGCAGCTGCTGGCCGGCGATCTCGACGACGAGACCTTGATCCGTTACATCGACCGGTTCCTGATGTTCTACATCCGCACCGCGGACCGGTTGCAGCGCACCGCACCGTGGTTGGACTCCCTCGACGGTGGGCTGGATCATCTTCGCGACGTCGTGTGTAATGACTCACTCGGTCTGGCAGGCGAATTCGAGGCCGCCGTGGAGCGGCACGTGGATGGCTACTCCTGCGAATGGAAGGGTGTGCTCGACGATCCGGACAAGCTGTCGCGCTTCGTCTCCTTCGTCAACGCGCCCGATGTCGCGGACCCGACCATCGAGTTCACCGAGTCGTTCGGGCGCAAGGTGCCGATCGGCATGCCGAAGCTGCGTCCCGCACAGGAGGCCTGA
- the nirD gene encoding nitrite reductase small subunit NirD produces MTLLDDRKEIDGQGNSEWITACAYDRLLPCRGVAVLMPGSAQVALFRLDDGALYALGNIDPFSGAAVMSRGIVGDRAGRACVQSPIKKQAFALDDGVCLDDPSVAVPVYRTRVTPDGYVQIAA; encoded by the coding sequence ATGACCCTGCTCGATGACCGCAAAGAGATTGATGGGCAGGGCAATTCGGAGTGGATCACGGCCTGCGCCTACGACCGGCTGCTGCCCTGCCGCGGTGTCGCCGTGCTGATGCCCGGCAGTGCGCAGGTCGCGCTGTTCCGGCTCGACGACGGTGCGCTGTACGCGCTCGGCAACATCGATCCATTCTCCGGGGCGGCGGTGATGTCCCGCGGTATCGTCGGGGACCGGGCCGGTCGGGCCTGCGTTCAGTCGCCGATCAAGAAGCAGGCCTTCGCATTGGATGACGGTGTGTGCCTGGATGATCCGTCCGTCGCGGTACCGGTGTACCGGACCCGGGTCACGCCGGACGGTTACGTGCAGATCGCTGCGTAG
- a CDS encoding sirohydrochlorin chelatase: protein MNTHTSAVLVAHGTRKPGGVSMVRDLARRVGEALGREVHVAFVDVLGPSPTEVLDSLPRHRPAVLVPAFLAAGHHVRVDVPAHVAASTHSAVTVTRPLGPCAGTVRVLADRLFESGWRPGDSVVLAAAGTSDAGAQSDLRQTAAMLSALIGDRVELGYAATGAPTVADAVAAGRERGDGRRIAVASYLLADGLFQDRLRACGADIVSDPLGTHPGMIRLIAGRFQRAAPVRLPSAA, encoded by the coding sequence ATGAACACGCATACCTCGGCGGTGCTGGTGGCACACGGCACGCGTAAACCCGGCGGCGTATCGATGGTGCGGGATCTGGCCCGCCGCGTCGGTGAGGCGCTCGGGCGCGAGGTGCACGTCGCGTTCGTCGATGTGCTCGGCCCCTCCCCCACCGAGGTGCTCGACAGCCTGCCCCGGCACCGGCCGGCCGTGCTGGTGCCGGCCTTCCTGGCCGCCGGCCACCACGTCCGCGTCGACGTCCCCGCCCATGTCGCGGCCAGTACCCATTCGGCGGTCACCGTGACCCGGCCACTGGGACCGTGCGCCGGCACGGTGCGTGTCCTGGCCGACCGCCTCTTCGAATCCGGCTGGCGGCCGGGCGACTCGGTCGTTCTCGCCGCGGCGGGGACCTCGGACGCGGGCGCACAGTCCGATCTGCGGCAGACCGCGGCGATGCTGTCCGCGCTGATCGGTGACCGCGTCGAACTCGGCTATGCGGCCACCGGCGCGCCGACCGTCGCCGATGCCGTCGCGGCGGGCCGCGAGCGCGGCGACGGGAGAAGAATCGCCGTGGCGTCCTACCTGCTCGCCGACGGACTCTTCCAGGACCGGTTGCGGGCCTGCGGGGCGGACATCGTGAGTGACCCGCTGGGCACCCACCCCGGCATGATCCGGCTGATCGCCGGCCGGTTCCAGCGGGCGGCGCCCGTGCGGTTGCCCAGCGCCGCTTGA